One window from the genome of Macaca fascicularis isolate 582-1 chromosome 7, T2T-MFA8v1.1 encodes:
- the LOC107130341 gene encoding olfactory receptor 11G2-like has translation MYILLGNFSLLEICYVTTTVPEMLANFLSTSKSISFMSCFAQFYFFFSFGCDEGFFLCIMAFDRYLAICRPLHYPRIMTKQVCTGLIIFAWSCGFVIFLTPVILISQLSYCGPNIINHFVCDPVPLMMLSCSEDIITQLIYTTFNSVFMIGTFLFILFSYVLVILAVIRMSSEAGKQKAFSTCASHLAVVTLFYGSIVVMYVSPGSGHTVKMQKIITSFYSVITPLCNPLIYSLRNKEMKDSLRKIFRTGKGVNKI, from the coding sequence ATGTATATCCTCCTGGGAAATTTCTCTCTCCTGGAAATATGTTATGTTACTACAACTGTTCCTGAAATGCTGGCCAACTTCCTCTCCACGAGCAAGTCCATCTCATTCATGAGTTGTTTTGCACAGTTCTACTTCTTCTTCTCTTTTGGGTGTGATGAGGGCTTCTTCCTTTGCATCATGGCCTTTGACAGGTATCTTGCCATCTGCCGCCCTCTACATTATCCACGCATCATGACTAAACAAGTATGCACTGGCCTTATTATCTTTGCCTGGTCATGTGGGTTTGTAATCTTCCTGACTCCAGTTATTCTCATTTCACAGCTGTCATACTGTGGCCCAAATATTATCAACCATTTTGTTTGTGATCCTGTCCCATTGATGATGTTGTCCTGTTCTGAAGACATCATCACCCAGCTCATTTACACCACATTCAATTCTGTCTTCATGATTGGCACCTTTCTCTTTATCCTTTTTTCCTATGTTCTGGTGATTCTGGCTGTAATACGGATGTCCTCAGAGGCTGGCAAACAAAAGGCTTTCTCCACTTGTGCTTCTCATTTGGCGGTTGTCACCTTGTTTTATGGCTCTATCGTGGTGATGTATGTTAGTCCTGGATCAGGACAcacagtaaaaatgcaaaaaatcattACCTCATTCTATTCTGTGATTACACCTCTCTGCAATCCTCTAATATATAGTCTCAGGAACAAAGAGATGAAAGATTCTCTGAGGAAAATCTTCAGGACTGGAAAGGgtgttaataaaatataa